One window of the Pseudofrankia sp. DC12 genome contains the following:
- a CDS encoding glycosyltransferase — protein MTALLIASTGGHLTQLHRLRPRFRAFDPQDVVWVTFDTKQSRSLLSDENVVYVKYTHPRDIRSAAVNFTRAIPIIRTGKYTHAVSTGAAIAASFLPVAASQGLSTHYIESATRAQGPSVTGKLLRVIPRVNLYTQYPGLASARWSYRGSVFDGYRIISAARPVSVKKVVVSLGQIERYGFRRLIERLYKVLGSDVEVVWQTGATDTRGLPIRAVKMMPADDLRQAITDADVVVTHAGTGSALLALDCGKYPVLVPRRRDQGEHIDDHQMQIVGALGRKNLALAREADELDWEDLIYAAHQRAIVEAEPPTFKLNGEVPDNVPLMKPLSPAAEPTPPQAEKRSRNTHGG, from the coding sequence ATGACTGCGCTGCTGATCGCCTCCACCGGTGGTCATCTCACGCAGCTTCACCGACTGAGGCCGAGATTTCGAGCATTTGATCCACAAGACGTAGTCTGGGTCACCTTTGATACCAAGCAGAGTCGGTCTCTTCTGAGCGATGAAAACGTTGTGTACGTCAAGTACACCCATCCACGCGACATCAGGTCGGCAGCCGTGAACTTCACCCGTGCGATCCCGATCATCCGGACCGGGAAATACACCCACGCCGTTAGTACAGGCGCTGCGATCGCCGCATCCTTTTTGCCCGTCGCGGCGAGCCAGGGCCTGTCAACGCATTACATCGAAAGTGCAACGCGCGCCCAAGGGCCGTCGGTCACGGGAAAACTTCTACGTGTTATTCCACGGGTCAATCTTTACACCCAGTATCCAGGCCTGGCAAGCGCGCGCTGGTCATACCGGGGCTCGGTCTTTGACGGCTACCGGATCATCAGCGCTGCTCGACCGGTTTCAGTGAAGAAGGTCGTCGTATCTCTTGGCCAGATCGAGCGATACGGATTTAGGCGGTTGATCGAGCGCCTCTACAAGGTTCTTGGTAGTGACGTCGAGGTCGTATGGCAGACTGGGGCGACGGACACTCGTGGCCTACCTATCAGAGCGGTCAAGATGATGCCTGCAGACGATCTACGTCAGGCCATCACGGACGCCGACGTCGTAGTAACTCATGCTGGGACAGGCTCTGCTCTGCTTGCGCTCGACTGCGGGAAGTATCCAGTCCTGGTTCCGAGGAGGCGCGATCAAGGTGAACACATCGATGATCATCAAATGCAAATCGTTGGAGCGCTAGGGCGGAAAAATCTGGCGCTGGCGCGCGAGGCCGACGAGCTCGACTGGGAAGATTTGATCTACGCAGCGCATCAACGGGCCATAGTTGAGGCTGAGCCGCCGACTTTCAAGCTGAACGGCGAAGTTCCGGACAATGTTCCTCTGATGAAACCGCTGTCCCCCGCGGCTGAACCTACGCCTCCGCAAGCCGAGAAAAGGTCGCGTAACACGCATGGCGGGTAG